The following coding sequences are from one Fusobacteriaceae bacterium window:
- the lsrF gene encoding 3-hydroxy-5-phosphonooxypentane-2,4-dione thiolase, which translates to MADAKGNQAAKEYHVGLEPEARVFPVKGAAHYDWGLQNRLGRIFDPKSGNTVMLAFDHGYIMGPTAGLERLDLVIPRLIPHVDVLMGTRGAIRTCVDPGVAKPVCLRATHDESVLKDDMTTGSGFGLDMEEVIRLNAQMIAIQTFVGAPGERDSIETLCRAVDRGNRYGIPVLGVVAVGKDMARTTEFFLLATRLLAENGAHAIKTYYCEGFEKVAAACPAPLIVAGGKKIPENEALSMVYRAVSEGARGIDMGRNIFQSASPVAMAKAIGKIVHEGKNDAEAFRFFNEEAARAEKA; encoded by the coding sequence ATGGCCGACGCGAAGGGAAATCAAGCGGCAAAAGAATACCACGTCGGTCTTGAACCGGAAGCGCGGGTTTTTCCCGTCAAGGGCGCGGCCCATTACGACTGGGGACTGCAAAACCGGCTCGGGCGGATCTTTGATCCGAAATCCGGAAACACGGTTATGCTGGCCTTTGACCACGGCTATATCATGGGACCCACGGCGGGCCTTGAACGGCTGGACCTGGTCATTCCGCGGTTGATCCCCCATGTGGACGTCCTCATGGGGACCCGGGGCGCGATCCGGACCTGTGTCGATCCGGGCGTCGCGAAACCCGTATGTCTGCGGGCCACCCACGACGAGTCCGTCCTCAAGGACGACATGACCACGGGATCGGGCTTCGGTCTCGATATGGAAGAAGTCATCCGGCTCAACGCCCAAATGATCGCGATCCAGACCTTTGTCGGGGCCCCCGGCGAAAGAGATTCTATCGAGACGCTCTGCCGGGCCGTGGACCGGGGCAACCGCTACGGCATCCCCGTCCTGGGCGTTGTGGCCGTCGGTAAGGATATGGCCCGCACGACGGAGTTTTTCCTTCTGGCCACAAGGCTTCTGGCCGAAAACGGCGCCCACGCCATCAAGACCTACTATTGCGAGGGCTTTGAAAAAGTGGCGGCGGCCTGCCCGGCGCCGCTCATCGTGGCCGGAGGCAAAAAAATCCCCGAAAACGAGGCGCTTTCCATGGTTTACCGGGCGGTTTCCGAAGGCGCCCGGGGCATCGACATGGGCCGGAATATTTTCCAAAGCGCGTCTCCGGTCGCCATGGCGAAAGCCATCGGAAAGATTGTCCACGAAGGTAAGAATGACGCGGAGGCTTTCCGCTTCTTCAACGAAGAGGCGGCCCGGGCGGAAAAGGCCTGA
- a CDS encoding dihydroxyacetone kinase subunit DhaK, whose product MKMKKFINQADTLTQELLEGLVLAHGDLVELVGGNMVVSKTLKDADRVTIVTLGGTGHEPALSGFVGDGMLDISVAGDIFAAPNPQSVFEAVKLADKGKGVLLLVLNHAGDMLTGNMVMKMAEKAGINIQKVVTQEDISNAPRSNADDRRGLAGAVPMYHILAAAAKEGQSLDEVAALAQRYADSMATIAVAARTATHPATGAEFGDLGDIDMEIGMGQHGEGGGGRQPMKSAKETVAIMANALVKDIPLAKGDKVFVMVNGSGATTLMEMFILYKDCVHYLESLGITVVANMVGEILTVQEQAGFQLNIAKWDEEFLRLWNTPAASFAFWRK is encoded by the coding sequence ATGAAAATGAAAAAATTCATCAACCAAGCGGACACGCTGACGCAGGAACTACTGGAGGGTCTCGTTCTCGCCCACGGCGATCTCGTGGAGCTGGTCGGCGGCAACATGGTCGTGAGCAAAACGCTCAAAGATGCCGACCGGGTGACCATTGTCACCTTGGGCGGCACGGGGCATGAGCCGGCCCTGAGCGGCTTTGTGGGCGACGGGATGCTCGATATTTCCGTAGCCGGAGATATTTTCGCAGCCCCGAATCCCCAGTCGGTCTTTGAGGCCGTCAAACTGGCCGACAAAGGCAAGGGCGTCCTGCTTCTCGTGCTCAATCACGCGGGAGACATGCTGACCGGCAACATGGTCATGAAAATGGCGGAAAAAGCAGGGATCAACATCCAGAAAGTCGTGACTCAGGAAGACATCTCCAACGCCCCCCGGTCCAACGCCGATGACAGAAGAGGCCTCGCGGGCGCGGTCCCCATGTATCACATCCTGGCCGCGGCGGCAAAGGAAGGGCAGTCCCTCGATGAAGTGGCTGCGCTGGCCCAGCGCTACGCCGATTCCATGGCGACCATTGCGGTGGCGGCAAGGACCGCGACGCATCCGGCTACGGGCGCGGAATTCGGCGATCTCGGCGACATCGATATGGAAATCGGCATGGGGCAGCACGGCGAGGGCGGCGGCGGCCGGCAGCCCATGAAGAGCGCCAAAGAAACCGTCGCCATCATGGCAAACGCCCTGGTCAAGGACATTCCCCTTGCCAAAGGGGACAAGGTCTTTGTGATGGTCAACGGTTCGGGCGCGACCACATTGATGGAAATGTTTATTCTCTACAAAGATTGTGTTCATTACCTCGAAAGCCTCGGGATCACCGTTGTGGCCAACATGGTGGGCGAGATCCTGACGGTGCAGGAACAGGCGGGATTTCAGCTGAATATTGCCAAATGGGACGAAGAATTCCTCCGGCTCTGGAACACGCCGGCGGCCTCTTTCGCCTTCTGGAGGAAATAA
- a CDS encoding DAK2 domain-containing protein: MTKENLLDCFIGAGKEIISAKDELTAIDAKYGDGDHGITMEKIAGAFLAAMDTAKKTDVGVNAAMEAAADAIMAINGGAAVPLWTTLFGGFAEAPGMDAADIGPADLKTLFAGGLRAIRDVTKAEEGDKTLMDALIPAVRAMEAWTGDDAKGMLAAAAAAAKAGAEATKNYAAKYGRAKNYKEATLGTMDAGALSMARFFAGLCE, from the coding sequence ATGACAAAGGAAAATTTGCTCGACTGCTTTATCGGCGCGGGGAAAGAGATTATTTCCGCGAAGGATGAACTGACCGCCATCGACGCCAAATATGGCGACGGCGATCACGGAATCACCATGGAAAAAATCGCCGGCGCCTTCCTTGCGGCAATGGATACCGCGAAAAAAACCGACGTCGGCGTGAACGCCGCCATGGAAGCCGCGGCCGACGCCATCATGGCCATAAACGGCGGCGCGGCGGTCCCGCTGTGGACGACGCTTTTCGGAGGCTTTGCGGAAGCGCCGGGGATGGACGCGGCGGACATCGGTCCCGCCGATCTTAAGACCCTTTTCGCCGGCGGCTTGCGCGCCATCCGGGACGTCACAAAGGCCGAAGAAGGGGACAAAACCCTGATGGACGCCCTGATTCCGGCCGTAAGGGCCATGGAGGCATGGACGGGAGACGACGCTAAAGGCATGCTCGCGGCCGCGGCCGCCGCGGCAAAGGCCGGGGCGGAAGCCACAAAAAACTATGCGGCCAAATACGGCAGGGCCAAGAATTACAAAGAGGCGACGCTGGGGACAATGGACGCGGGCGCTCTTTCCATGGCCCGCTTCTTTGCAGGTCTGTGCGAATAA
- a CDS encoding DUF1232 domain-containing protein, which translates to MRDVTDDQANEEFQKYSNNVSESDVTDILSKEEKILKKVKGPLSKFSEDIPLLFSIVKDYTNGSYRELPWKTIAAIVGTLLYVFSPVDLIPDFLLGVGLIDDAAVVGLCMSGLHLDLQQYKFWKNSKKLIKKEDDNHGI; encoded by the coding sequence ATGCGCGACGTAACAGATGATCAAGCAAATGAGGAATTTCAGAAGTACTCGAACAATGTGTCGGAAAGCGACGTGACAGACATTCTTTCCAAAGAAGAAAAAATCCTGAAGAAGGTTAAGGGCCCGCTGTCAAAATTCAGTGAGGATATCCCCTTGCTCTTCTCAATTGTCAAGGATTACACCAATGGCAGCTACAGAGAGTTGCCTTGGAAGACTATTGCTGCCATTGTCGGAACCCTGCTGTACGTTTTCAGTCCGGTTGATCTGATTCCGGATTTCCTCCTCGGCGTCGGGCTTATCGACGATGCGGCGGTTGTTGGATTGTGCATGTCGGGGCTTCACCTTGACCTGCAGCAATACAAGTTTTGGAAGAACAGCAAGAAACTGATTAAGAAGGAGGATGACAATCATGGCATTTGA
- a CDS encoding ankyrin repeat domain-containing protein: MAFDWKGLIGGLNSFGDKMDEEILAHPEKYDYDLYQKALMRQQSREQSREAEQRENERLRREEAARQQAERERREWEEEAARQRAVEDQRKRNFLFLEACRIQSLTEIQNFMNAGAEKNCVNQKKQNALMIAILADRDHSIVDFLAQNTSNIDWVDNQNHTALMYAIENKKSDYIRILVARGAKTNVRVKGIPLIEYAIQSKVSAEGIRKLIEGGADISYKSQDGETLLMRLIRQHGSYDAVKVLIESGLDVKVRDNTGTTAFACFAEAGDDVRVGRLLLENGASVETRNMDGATPLMMGALYNEKTEIIEFLLSNGANANMKTKTGITPLMYAAVNNGNKNVLDALIHAGAEVDAKDNDGYTPLLYALENNKNPEIALTLLLSGASANVALNGDSALILAVRSDQDVRVIRELITKGADAKVKGKDGKTALEYAMQANKPSAIIDELLKVSVDINAKDKDGKTMLMLALENTRTVGEILKLIQGTENINDQDNKGMTPLMYAVSNNRFAQNDLMTIIKELLKKGADPKVKNSRGQLAIELGGNNPNFKNTDVFWEINDLSF; the protein is encoded by the coding sequence ATGGCATTTGACTGGAAAGGGCTTATAGGAGGTTTGAATAGCTTCGGAGATAAAATGGATGAAGAGATTTTAGCGCATCCGGAAAAATATGACTACGACTTATATCAAAAAGCGCTGATGCGCCAGCAGTCGCGTGAGCAATCACGTGAGGCCGAACAACGTGAAAATGAAAGACTGCGAAGGGAAGAAGCTGCGCGGCAGCAGGCGGAGCGCGAACGAAGAGAATGGGAAGAAGAGGCCGCGCGACAACGAGCGGTGGAAGATCAAAGAAAAAGGAATTTCCTCTTTCTCGAAGCCTGCAGAATTCAATCTCTGACAGAAATACAAAACTTCATGAACGCAGGCGCTGAAAAGAACTGCGTCAATCAAAAAAAGCAAAACGCGTTGATGATTGCAATTCTGGCGGACAGGGACCACAGTATCGTAGATTTTCTGGCCCAAAACACCTCAAATATTGATTGGGTGGATAATCAAAACCATACGGCGCTGATGTATGCCATAGAAAACAAGAAGTCCGATTACATACGAATCCTGGTTGCGCGTGGCGCGAAGACAAACGTCCGCGTAAAGGGGATTCCGCTGATTGAATACGCAATCCAGAGCAAAGTTTCAGCCGAAGGAATTCGGAAATTAATTGAAGGCGGCGCCGATATTTCCTATAAATCTCAGGATGGAGAAACTCTTCTGATGCGTCTGATTCGGCAACACGGCAGCTATGATGCAGTAAAAGTCTTGATCGAAAGCGGGCTTGATGTAAAAGTTAGGGATAATACGGGGACAACAGCATTTGCTTGCTTTGCCGAAGCGGGTGACGATGTCAGGGTGGGGAGACTTCTCCTCGAGAATGGAGCATCCGTTGAAACAAGAAATATGGATGGCGCGACGCCGTTAATGATGGGCGCTCTGTATAATGAAAAGACGGAAATCATTGAATTTCTGCTTTCTAATGGCGCCAATGCGAATATGAAGACTAAGACCGGCATAACTCCCTTGATGTACGCCGCCGTGAATAACGGCAATAAGAACGTTCTTGACGCGCTCATACACGCGGGCGCCGAAGTTGACGCAAAGGATAACGACGGCTATACGCCGCTCTTGTATGCTCTGGAAAATAATAAAAACCCGGAGATCGCGTTGACGTTGCTTTTATCAGGAGCTTCCGCAAATGTAGCGTTGAATGGAGATTCCGCTTTGATTCTCGCCGTCAGGAGTGATCAGGACGTCAGAGTCATCCGGGAGCTTATTACGAAAGGCGCCGATGCCAAGGTAAAAGGGAAAGATGGCAAGACGGCGCTGGAGTATGCGATGCAGGCCAATAAGCCGTCGGCAATCATTGATGAGTTACTGAAGGTCAGCGTCGATATCAACGCGAAAGACAAAGACGGAAAGACAATGCTTATGCTCGCTTTGGAAAATACAAGGACGGTCGGGGAGATCTTGAAGCTTATCCAAGGGACCGAGAACATTAATGATCAGGATAATAAGGGTATGACGCCTCTAATGTATGCGGTATCCAACAACAGATTCGCGCAAAATGATTTGATGACGATCATCAAAGAGCTGCTCAAGAAAGGGGCGGATCCGAAGGTTAAGAATAGCAGGGGGCAGTTGGCGATTGAGTTGGGGGGAAATAATCCCAATTTTAAGAATACGGATGTTTTTTGGGAGATCAATGATTTGAGTTTTTGA
- a CDS encoding HNH endonuclease, with the protein MKKEKPNVNELVKCIYSKKYENKSEEHIIPAAFGGEKTIDCVGDQSNNTLSKFEGAMLRKSFLVVERIKRDFKNRYDKPREFLGFNEDYSSTLVIDTSKNITEPGQINITSGILTMNLCNDKECSALIDFMNKAKECISDRKNVELRENKRFDKEQFKIAYSEYDKRYVIYLNDYDDYESLKAILDDLTVDESSLKQVQTREIIENPVIKLLLSWDREDERRFMGKIAFNILSDVTSSDFVLSDCFDDLREYILNGDRSKEINASVEYGKRKNIIHMKRKGEGLVKILIAAKLDPTKIIPVDDNFKNELFSYKEKINNLLEDNHNSRATITAIEMSEDDFLRKIKDLSIEEEILNSLKGTDKKTDVDAVIIFIGDDKKSLECYLSIAGNLYHIIYSSTFDIDLARFSDIRFPIIKSLDEYR; encoded by the coding sequence ATGAAAAAAGAAAAACCAAATGTCAATGAATTAGTGAAATGTATTTATTCAAAAAAATATGAAAATAAGAGTGAGGAGCACATCATTCCTGCTGCATTTGGAGGAGAAAAAACAATTGACTGCGTAGGCGATCAGTCTAATAATACTCTTTCAAAGTTTGAAGGCGCGATGTTGCGGAAATCTTTTTTAGTTGTCGAGAGAATAAAAAGAGATTTTAAAAACAGATACGATAAACCGAGAGAATTTTTAGGATTTAATGAAGATTATTCTTCAACATTAGTAATAGATACATCTAAAAATATTACTGAACCCGGGCAAATTAATATAACAAGCGGAATTTTGACGATGAATCTTTGTAATGACAAAGAGTGCAGTGCATTGATTGATTTTATGAACAAAGCAAAAGAATGTATAAGTGATCGCAAAAATGTTGAATTGCGTGAAAATAAAAGATTTGATAAGGAACAATTCAAGATTGCTTATTCTGAATATGATAAAAGATATGTTATTTATTTGAACGACTATGATGATTATGAGAGTTTAAAAGCGATACTTGATGATTTAACCGTAGACGAATCTTCTCTGAAACAAGTACAAACCAGAGAAATCATAGAAAACCCAGTAATTAAACTGCTTTTATCGTGGGATAGAGAAGATGAAAGAAGATTTATGGGCAAGATCGCATTCAATATTTTGAGCGATGTAACAAGTTCAGATTTCGTTTTAAGCGATTGCTTCGATGATTTACGTGAGTATATATTAAATGGAGACAGAAGCAAGGAAATAAACGCATCAGTCGAGTATGGTAAAAGAAAAAACATCATACATATGAAGAGAAAAGGAGAAGGTTTAGTGAAGATTTTAATTGCTGCCAAACTAGACCCCACTAAAATAATTCCGGTCGATGACAATTTTAAGAACGAACTATTCAGTTATAAAGAAAAAATTAATAATTTACTGGAAGATAATCACAACTCACGTGCAACAATAACGGCAATAGAAATGAGCGAAGATGATTTTCTGAGAAAAATTAAAGACTTGAGCATTGAGGAAGAAATACTGAATTCTCTGAAAGGCACGGACAAAAAGACGGATGTCGATGCCGTCATTATATTCATTGGTGATGATAAAAAAAGTCTTGAATGTTATCTCTCTATTGCAGGGAATCTGTATCATATTATATATAGTAGCACCTTTGACATCGATCTTGCTAGATTTAGCGATATCCGATTTCCAATAATAAAGTCGCTTGACGAATACCGGTAA